A region from the Achromobacter seleniivolatilans genome encodes:
- a CDS encoding ABC transporter permease, with protein MTTATQDGRPSRWLGAGLAFPASLVVLVIIMVPIFQLARYSFNQFDPAELMQTAFTFANYAKFFGDPYYRDIFFTTLWVAGLCTVLALVLGFPVAYFLARTQSKYKSLFVILLVFPLMVGNVVRAAGWMVALGNAGVVNATLIGLGVIDKPLTLMYTPTAVVIGTTAVVMPYLILTLQSVLEGMDLSVEEAARNVGASFFTTFRRIVLPIAAPGVAAGTMLVFILCMNAYATPVLLGGSGLTMMAPALYDQITRASNWPFGAALAVILVCGTLIIALLSNWLIHRRYIKTMAS; from the coding sequence ATGACAACTGCGACACAAGACGGGCGGCCCAGCCGCTGGCTAGGGGCGGGACTGGCTTTTCCGGCGTCTTTGGTGGTGCTGGTGATCATCATGGTCCCCATATTCCAGCTGGCGCGCTATAGCTTCAATCAGTTCGATCCGGCGGAGCTGATGCAGACCGCCTTCACGTTCGCGAACTACGCCAAGTTCTTTGGCGATCCCTATTACCGCGACATCTTCTTTACGACCTTGTGGGTCGCCGGGCTGTGTACGGTGCTGGCGCTGGTGCTGGGTTTTCCCGTGGCGTATTTCCTGGCGCGCACGCAGAGCAAATACAAAAGCCTGTTCGTGATCTTGCTGGTGTTTCCGCTGATGGTGGGCAACGTGGTGCGCGCGGCGGGATGGATGGTGGCGCTGGGCAATGCGGGTGTGGTGAATGCCACGCTGATCGGGCTGGGCGTCATCGACAAGCCGCTGACCCTGATGTACACGCCCACGGCAGTCGTCATCGGCACCACTGCTGTCGTCATGCCCTATTTGATTCTGACCTTGCAAAGCGTGCTGGAAGGCATGGATCTATCGGTGGAAGAAGCCGCCCGCAATGTGGGCGCCAGTTTCTTCACGACATTTCGCCGCATTGTTTTGCCGATTGCCGCGCCGGGCGTGGCGGCTGGCACGATGCTGGTCTTCATTCTTTGCATGAATGCGTACGCCACGCCGGTGCTGCTGGGCGGCTCCGGCCTGACCATGATGGCGCCCGCGCTGTATGACCAGATCACGCGCGCGTCGAACTGGCCGTTTGGCGCCGCACTCGCCGTCATTCTGGTGTGCGGCACGCTGATCATCGCGCTGCTTTCCAATTGGCTTATCCATCGCCGCTACATCAAGACCATGGCGTCTTGA
- a CDS encoding metal-dependent hydrolase family protein, producing MASVLFKNANLLDPLQADLLEGHHVLVEDGVIKEVSDKPITSASAQVIDAGGRTLMPGLIDLHVHVLATQLNLSTQGVLPDALVMMRAVPIMAAMLRRGFTTVRDAGGAGWGLKCAVNEGTVKGPRLFISGRAISQTGGHGDPRPRSDHLRPMSFCGCCFRAGDIGRVADGIDDVRKAVRQELQMGADQIKMMASGGVASPTDPIASFGYSEEEIRVIVEEAASRQTYVMAHSYTADAIERAIRNGVRTIEHGNLVDERVARFMAEKGAFVVPTLVTYEALANEGADYGLPPDSVAKIATVRTAGLHSLEIYKKAGVKIGYGSDLLGPSQRLQSDEFRIRNEVLSTQEVIQCATTTAAEVLNQVGQLGRIQAGALADVLLVDGNPYRDISCLLGQGEHLALIMKGGVIEHNTLGV from the coding sequence ATGGCATCTGTATTGTTCAAGAACGCGAACCTGCTTGATCCGTTGCAGGCTGACCTGCTGGAAGGCCATCATGTGCTGGTCGAGGACGGCGTCATCAAAGAAGTGTCGGACAAGCCGATCACCAGCGCGTCGGCGCAGGTGATTGATGCCGGGGGCCGGACCTTGATGCCTGGGCTGATAGACCTGCACGTGCATGTGCTGGCGACGCAACTCAACCTGAGCACGCAAGGCGTGCTGCCGGATGCGCTGGTCATGATGCGCGCGGTGCCGATCATGGCGGCCATGCTGCGCCGGGGTTTTACCACCGTGCGCGATGCAGGCGGTGCTGGTTGGGGCTTGAAGTGCGCGGTCAACGAAGGCACGGTCAAGGGTCCGCGCCTGTTCATCTCCGGGCGCGCTATCAGTCAGACGGGCGGACACGGCGATCCGCGTCCGCGTTCCGACCATCTGCGTCCCATGAGCTTTTGCGGCTGCTGCTTCCGCGCTGGCGACATCGGCCGCGTGGCCGACGGCATTGATGATGTGCGCAAGGCCGTGCGCCAGGAACTTCAGATGGGCGCCGACCAGATCAAGATGATGGCGTCAGGCGGCGTGGCGTCCCCCACCGACCCGATCGCATCCTTTGGTTATTCGGAAGAAGAAATTCGCGTCATTGTGGAAGAGGCCGCCAGCCGTCAGACCTATGTGATGGCGCACTCGTACACGGCAGACGCCATTGAACGCGCAATCCGCAATGGCGTGCGCACGATTGAACACGGCAATCTGGTCGACGAGCGCGTCGCGCGCTTCATGGCGGAGAAGGGCGCTTTCGTGGTGCCGACGCTGGTGACCTACGAAGCGCTGGCCAACGAAGGCGCCGACTACGGCCTGCCCCCCGACTCGGTGGCCAAGATCGCTACGGTGCGCACCGCCGGTTTGCACTCCCTGGAAATCTACAAGAAGGCGGGCGTGAAGATCGGCTACGGCTCTGACCTGTTGGGGCCGTCACAACGCTTGCAAAGCGATGAATTCCGCATTCGCAACGAGGTCCTTTCCACTCAGGAAGTGATCCAGTGCGCCACGACCACCGCGGCGGAAGTGCTGAATCAGGTCGGCCAGCTGGGCCGCATCCAGGCCGGCGCGCTGGCCGATGTGCTGCTGGTGGACGGCAATCCGTATCGTGATATTTCCTGCCTGTTGGGGCAGGGCGAACACCTGGCCCTGATCATGAAGGGCGGGGTCATCGAACACAACACACTCGGGGTGTAA
- a CDS encoding amidohydrolase family protein, with protein MSDPTFSQSEVGEESRDVNAAKGWHPPSAPVSRDRGLGPFPRLILRGATIIDGTGAPPWGPVDIVIENDRITALVNVGTPHKAIDPKRRPGPGDHEIDCHGKFVTPGFVDAHAHIGTPYHAMSGIVPPADYIYKLWLAHGVTTIREMGSMGGLGWTLEQRELSAANKIAAPRMIVHSVFPAVNDRVKTIHTPEQGRDWVRKLAARGADGIKFFGAPPAIMEAALDEAAQQGLRSGCHHAQMAVTRVNALKSARWGLTSSEHYYGLPEALFQDRVVQSFPTDYNYSDEYYRFAVAGQTFMQAAQPGSAKWREVMDQFLELGHTFVPTFNIYDANRDLMRARRADWHDEYTWKAVWKYFQPQRGGHGAYWYRWSTTNEIEWKQNYRLWMQFINEYKNLGGRVCAGSDSGFIFQIYGFGFVRELELLQEAGFHPIEVLRAATSQSAALLGIDDDTGSIDVQKRADLLIHDQNPLTDFKLLFGTGAMRLNDDTAKVEWKRCLQTTIKSGVVYDTAELLADVRAMVRDSWTDDPDGERPPFGGSPAGSPCDPADEAP; from the coding sequence ATGAGCGATCCCACGTTTTCGCAATCGGAAGTTGGTGAAGAGTCCCGTGACGTCAATGCCGCCAAAGGGTGGCATCCGCCGTCGGCGCCAGTCTCTCGGGACCGCGGCCTGGGGCCGTTCCCGCGCTTGATTCTGCGGGGCGCGACCATCATCGATGGCACCGGGGCGCCGCCCTGGGGACCGGTGGACATCGTCATCGAGAATGACCGCATCACCGCGCTGGTCAACGTGGGTACGCCGCACAAAGCCATCGACCCCAAGCGCCGTCCGGGGCCGGGTGATCACGAGATCGACTGCCACGGAAAATTCGTGACGCCGGGATTCGTGGATGCGCACGCCCACATCGGTACGCCCTATCACGCCATGAGCGGCATCGTGCCGCCGGCAGACTACATCTACAAGCTGTGGCTGGCGCATGGCGTGACGACCATTCGTGAAATGGGCTCAATGGGCGGACTGGGCTGGACGCTGGAGCAGCGCGAGCTGTCCGCCGCCAATAAGATTGCCGCGCCGCGCATGATTGTGCACTCGGTATTTCCGGCGGTGAATGACCGCGTAAAGACGATCCATACGCCGGAACAAGGACGCGACTGGGTGCGCAAGCTGGCAGCGCGTGGCGCAGACGGGATCAAGTTCTTTGGCGCGCCGCCCGCCATCATGGAAGCCGCGCTGGACGAAGCCGCGCAGCAGGGATTGCGCTCGGGCTGCCACCATGCGCAGATGGCGGTCACCCGCGTGAATGCCCTGAAGTCCGCGCGCTGGGGCTTGACCAGTTCGGAGCACTACTACGGCCTGCCGGAAGCCCTGTTCCAAGACCGCGTCGTGCAGTCGTTTCCCACCGACTACAACTACAGCGACGAGTACTACCGCTTTGCTGTTGCCGGCCAGACGTTCATGCAGGCAGCGCAGCCGGGCTCCGCCAAATGGCGTGAGGTCATGGATCAGTTCCTGGAACTGGGCCACACCTTTGTGCCCACGTTCAACATCTACGACGCCAATCGCGACTTGATGCGCGCGCGCCGCGCCGATTGGCACGACGAATACACCTGGAAGGCGGTGTGGAAATACTTCCAACCGCAGCGCGGCGGGCATGGCGCTTACTGGTATCGCTGGAGCACCACCAACGAAATCGAATGGAAGCAGAACTACCGCCTGTGGATGCAGTTCATCAACGAATACAAAAATCTGGGCGGCCGCGTGTGCGCGGGCAGCGATTCAGGTTTTATCTTCCAGATCTATGGCTTTGGATTTGTTCGGGAACTGGAGCTCTTGCAAGAGGCCGGATTTCATCCGATTGAAGTCTTGCGCGCCGCGACGTCGCAAAGCGCCGCGTTGTTGGGCATCGATGACGACACCGGCTCCATCGATGTGCAAAAGCGCGCCGATCTGCTGATCCACGATCAGAACCCGTTGACCGACTTCAAGCTGCTGTTTGGCACAGGCGCCATGCGTCTTAACGACGACACAGCCAAGGTGGAGTGGAAGCGCTGCTTGCAGACGACCATCAAGTCCGGCGTGGTGTACGACACTGCGGAGTTGCTTGCGGATGTGCGTGCCATGGTGCGTGACAGCTGGACCGATGACCCCGACGGTGAACGTCCGCCTTTTGGCGGTTCCCCCGCAGGCTCGCCATGCGACCCGGCGGACGAGGCCCCCTGA
- a CDS encoding CobW family GTP-binding protein, with protein sequence MAVDLFLLCGFLGSGKTTLLVDYLRDPASADTGVIVNEAGEVGVDGAIVANDSDNVPMTLMANGCVCCSLRSDLVYTLSALLDAPRPDGAGPLQRVILECSGLSRPGPIIASLADPELASRGLRLTVVCTDDCARDPDALAEMDEAMAQFGAAHRIVLTKTDLLPDGALDSRAARAAALNPLAVIIAQPDRQQAVQAAFAPSQGVTDLAALAAQMLVAGGQRVAHPRIRVMAARAHEGISWTDFSEWLDNLAGLCGERLLRVKAVVRVKECAEPILIQSVGTTFSAPQRLTRQPDAQDAIIVIARDINVDDIRASAPHAPVEMLA encoded by the coding sequence ATGGCCGTCGATCTATTTTTGCTGTGCGGCTTTCTGGGCAGCGGCAAGACCACGCTGCTGGTGGACTATCTGCGTGATCCGGCATCGGCCGATACGGGTGTCATCGTCAACGAAGCGGGCGAGGTGGGCGTGGACGGCGCCATCGTTGCCAACGATAGCGACAACGTGCCCATGACGCTGATGGCCAACGGCTGCGTGTGCTGCTCCTTGCGCAGCGATCTGGTCTATACCCTGAGCGCGCTGCTGGATGCGCCGCGTCCTGACGGCGCCGGCCCATTGCAGCGCGTGATTCTGGAGTGCAGCGGCTTGTCGCGGCCGGGTCCGATCATTGCGTCGCTGGCGGACCCTGAGTTGGCCAGCCGCGGCTTGCGGCTGACGGTGGTCTGCACAGACGACTGCGCCCGCGACCCCGATGCGCTGGCGGAAATGGACGAAGCCATGGCGCAGTTTGGCGCCGCTCACCGCATTGTGCTGACCAAAACGGACTTGTTGCCGGACGGGGCGCTGGACTCGCGTGCGGCGCGCGCCGCAGCCTTGAATCCGCTTGCCGTAATCATTGCCCAACCCGACCGGCAACAAGCCGTACAGGCAGCCTTTGCACCGTCGCAAGGCGTGACTGACCTGGCTGCGCTGGCGGCGCAGATGCTGGTGGCGGGCGGGCAGCGCGTTGCCCATCCGCGCATCCGGGTAATGGCCGCTCGTGCGCACGAAGGCATCAGCTGGACAGATTTTTCAGAGTGGCTGGATAACCTGGCGGGTCTATGCGGCGAACGCCTGTTGCGGGTCAAAGCGGTGGTGCGCGTCAAAGAATGCGCCGAACCAATCTTGATCCAGTCGGTAGGCACCACCTTCAGCGCGCCGCAACGTTTGACGCGCCAACCCGATGCGCAAGACGCCATCATTGTCATTGCGCGCGACATCAACGTTGATGACATTCGCGCCTCCGCGCCCCATGCGCCAGTAGAGATGCTGGCCTGA
- a CDS encoding ABC transporter substrate-binding protein translates to MQEKNLTRRGFIKTASGLALAPALGWVPGMAHAAEKEIVVGTWGGDYQNLLQQIINPIVGKQGVKVVYDTGNAVGRVTKLRAEKNSRRGSMDVALLGEVDMYDAERSGTLEPVDAKKLPNLAHAIAALKTPYSIPHIFSAMTLVYNTEKFPTPPDSLQALLDPKLKGQVGFSDILYLYNAVFVGLGAGGDTKSFDGGKRFLTKLKANAPRIYPSNEAVAAAFKSGEIAIACMWKARALQWKDSGLPLGFVIPKEGSVPVSFEAGVAKNSRNKDAAWEYLNAMLDAQGQVGFAEKMGYAPTVTNASLPENLKRVGFTEAEVKLLHAYDLKSLTEGKADMLEFWNKEFKAG, encoded by the coding sequence ATGCAAGAAAAAAACCTGACTCGCCGTGGCTTCATCAAGACCGCCTCGGGATTGGCCTTGGCGCCCGCCCTGGGCTGGGTGCCGGGCATGGCGCATGCCGCCGAAAAAGAAATCGTAGTGGGGACCTGGGGCGGCGACTACCAGAACCTGCTGCAGCAGATCATCAACCCCATTGTTGGCAAACAAGGCGTCAAGGTGGTGTATGACACCGGCAACGCCGTGGGCCGTGTCACCAAGCTGCGCGCCGAAAAGAACTCGCGGCGCGGCAGCATGGACGTGGCGCTGCTGGGCGAAGTGGATATGTACGACGCCGAGCGCTCCGGCACGCTGGAACCGGTGGATGCCAAGAAGCTGCCGAATCTGGCGCACGCCATTGCTGCGCTGAAGACGCCGTATTCAATTCCGCACATTTTCAGTGCGATGACCCTGGTCTACAACACCGAGAAATTCCCGACGCCGCCGGATTCCCTGCAAGCGCTGCTCGACCCCAAGCTCAAGGGCCAGGTCGGTTTCTCGGACATTCTGTATCTGTACAACGCGGTCTTCGTCGGCCTGGGCGCGGGCGGCGACACCAAGAGCTTTGACGGCGGCAAGCGCTTCCTGACCAAACTCAAGGCCAATGCGCCGCGCATCTATCCGTCCAATGAGGCCGTGGCCGCCGCATTCAAATCGGGCGAGATCGCGATTGCGTGCATGTGGAAGGCCCGGGCGTTGCAGTGGAAGGACAGCGGCTTGCCCTTGGGATTCGTGATCCCCAAGGAAGGGTCGGTGCCGGTATCGTTCGAGGCGGGAGTCGCCAAGAACAGCCGCAACAAGGATGCAGCCTGGGAATATCTGAATGCGATGCTGGACGCGCAGGGCCAGGTCGGTTTTGCCGAAAAGATGGGTTATGCCCCTACGGTGACCAACGCGTCACTGCCGGAAAACCTGAAACGCGTGGGTTTCACGGAGGCCGAGGTAAAGCTGCTGCACGCTTACGACTTAAAGAGCCTGACGGAAGGAAAAGCCGACATGCTGGAATTCTGGAACAAGGAATTCAAGGCGGGTTGA
- a CDS encoding TonB-dependent receptor domain-containing protein codes for MLIAPVAQAETETDPNRTKTLAPITVSANPLGLDLNSTTLPASVLEGDALIEQRTGTLGETLKNLPGVNSDTFGGGASRPVIRGQTAPRVKVLSDGSEVMDASSISPDHAVTVEPLLAERIEVLRGPATLLYGGGAIGGVVNVVDKKIPTAVPEKGIEAEAELRGATGTKERAGAVGITAGQGQFAVRVEGMKRRTSDYDVPDWPGGKLEGSYSESSQGSVGMSWITPRGYVGLAFTHLESKYGLPGHNHEYEGCHPHGTHLHCGGHDHDHGDEEEGHDHDHEHGGVPYVKLRSNRLDLRAEYQDPFAGFEKIRLRGGLTDYQHDEIEGGEVGTRFKNKGYDLRLELQHKPIAGWRGVVGVQNAYSDFRADGEEAFLPRSKTRSYGLFVLEEYQLNDWRFEVGARQDWQRISPQGGASRSSLAGTSLSAAAIWDFAPQYSVALSLSRSQRLPNAQELYADGVHLATNTYELGNSDLNRETSHNIDLTLRKHAGDTQFTASVFHNRVKNYIYANTLDRYEDFRLIEYTQRDAEFTGLEGEIRHQFTPVLSAAVFGDYVRGKLTGGEGNLPRIPAARAGVRGNVKWQQWSGGVEYARVFSQNDIASYENSTPGYNLVNAVVAYRGRYGETGYEVYLRGTNLLNKLAYNHASFISSVAPLPGRSVLLGVRMTY; via the coding sequence ATGCTGATCGCGCCGGTGGCGCAAGCCGAGACCGAGACCGACCCCAACCGCACGAAGACCCTGGCGCCGATCACCGTGTCGGCCAACCCGCTGGGCCTGGACTTGAACAGCACCACCTTGCCAGCATCTGTGCTGGAAGGAGATGCGCTGATCGAACAACGCACCGGCACGCTGGGCGAGACTTTGAAGAACCTGCCCGGGGTCAATAGCGACACCTTTGGCGGAGGCGCCAGCCGTCCGGTGATACGCGGCCAGACCGCGCCTCGCGTCAAGGTGCTGTCCGATGGGTCCGAAGTGATGGATGCTTCCAGCATCTCTCCGGATCACGCCGTGACCGTTGAACCCTTGCTGGCCGAGCGCATCGAAGTGCTGCGCGGCCCCGCCACCTTGTTGTATGGCGGCGGCGCGATTGGCGGCGTGGTGAATGTGGTCGACAAGAAGATCCCGACTGCCGTGCCCGAGAAAGGCATCGAAGCCGAAGCGGAATTGCGCGGCGCGACCGGCACCAAGGAGCGCGCGGGCGCCGTGGGGATTACTGCGGGCCAAGGGCAGTTCGCGGTACGAGTAGAGGGCATGAAGCGCCGCACCAGCGACTACGACGTCCCTGACTGGCCAGGCGGCAAGCTGGAAGGCTCGTACAGTGAATCGTCGCAGGGCTCGGTCGGCATGTCGTGGATTACGCCGCGAGGTTATGTCGGCTTGGCGTTTACGCATCTGGAAAGCAAGTACGGGCTGCCCGGTCACAACCACGAATACGAAGGCTGCCATCCGCATGGCACGCACCTGCACTGCGGCGGTCATGATCATGACCACGGAGATGAGGAAGAGGGCCATGATCACGACCACGAACACGGCGGTGTGCCCTATGTGAAGTTGCGCAGCAACCGCCTGGACCTGCGCGCCGAATACCAGGACCCGTTTGCCGGCTTCGAAAAGATCCGCCTGCGCGGCGGCCTGACGGACTACCAGCACGACGAGATCGAAGGCGGCGAAGTCGGCACCCGATTCAAGAACAAAGGTTATGACCTGCGCCTTGAACTACAGCACAAGCCGATCGCGGGCTGGCGCGGCGTGGTGGGCGTACAGAATGCCTACAGCGATTTCCGCGCAGATGGCGAAGAGGCATTCCTGCCGCGCAGCAAGACCCGCAGCTACGGTTTGTTTGTGCTTGAGGAGTACCAGCTGAACGACTGGCGCTTTGAAGTGGGCGCGCGTCAGGATTGGCAGCGCATTTCGCCGCAAGGCGGCGCGTCGCGCAGCAGCCTGGCGGGCACATCGCTATCGGCCGCGGCCATCTGGGACTTCGCGCCGCAATACTCTGTCGCGCTGTCTCTGTCGCGATCGCAACGGTTGCCGAACGCGCAAGAGCTGTATGCCGATGGCGTCCACCTGGCCACCAACACGTATGAATTGGGTAACTCGGACTTGAACCGCGAGACCTCGCACAACATCGATCTGACCTTGCGCAAGCACGCGGGCGATACGCAATTCACAGCCAGCGTGTTCCACAACCGCGTGAAGAACTACATCTACGCCAACACGCTGGACCGCTACGAAGATTTCCGTCTGATCGAATACACGCAACGTGACGCGGAATTCACCGGCTTGGAAGGCGAGATCCGGCATCAGTTCACGCCGGTGCTTTCGGCAGCGGTGTTCGGCGACTACGTGCGCGGCAAGCTGACTGGCGGCGAAGGCAATCTGCCGCGCATTCCAGCGGCACGCGCGGGTGTGCGGGGCAATGTGAAGTGGCAGCAGTGGTCGGGCGGCGTGGAATATGCGCGCGTGTTTTCGCAGAACGACATTGCGTCCTACGAAAACAGCACCCCGGGGTACAACCTGGTCAATGCGGTCGTGGCGTATCGCGGCCGTTATGGCGAGACCGGTTATGAAGTCTATCTGCGCGGCACCAATCTGCTGAACAAGCTGGCATACAACCATGCGTCGTTCATCTCGTCAGTGGCGCCGTTGCCGGGCCGCAGCGTGCTGTTGGGCGTGCGCATGACGTATTAA
- a CDS encoding SDR family NAD(P)-dependent oxidoreductase, which yields MAQQLFSVRDKIVLITGAAGGIGAALSRAFAQGGATLVLADLAGEKLDALASELRESGVKTGAIALRVEDREACADAVADVVARYGGVDVLINCAGVNTRMRPELYAEDVWDHIVDINLKGTFNMCQAVHATMSLRGKGKIINIGSILALASNAVTAAYSASKGGVLQLTRSLACAWASDGINVNVIQPGWIDTALSRQARVDIPGHAERVVATTPLGRWGEPDDLIGSTLFLASSASDFVTGASLVVDGGVTAHI from the coding sequence ATGGCCCAACAACTATTCAGTGTTCGAGACAAGATTGTTCTTATCACCGGTGCGGCGGGTGGCATCGGCGCAGCGCTCAGCCGGGCTTTTGCCCAAGGCGGCGCGACGCTGGTGCTGGCCGACTTGGCGGGGGAAAAGCTGGACGCGCTGGCGTCCGAGCTGCGCGAATCTGGCGTGAAGACCGGAGCTATCGCGCTACGCGTCGAAGACCGCGAGGCTTGCGCCGACGCGGTGGCCGATGTGGTGGCCCGCTACGGCGGGGTAGACGTGCTCATCAACTGCGCCGGGGTCAACACCCGCATGCGGCCCGAGCTCTACGCAGAGGATGTGTGGGACCACATCGTCGATATCAATCTGAAGGGCACGTTCAACATGTGCCAGGCCGTGCACGCGACGATGAGTCTGCGTGGCAAGGGCAAGATCATCAATATTGGCTCGATTCTGGCACTGGCCTCCAACGCCGTGACCGCCGCCTACTCGGCCAGCAAAGGGGGCGTTTTGCAGCTGACGCGTTCGCTGGCCTGCGCGTGGGCGTCTGATGGCATCAACGTCAATGTGATCCAGCCGGGCTGGATAGACACCGCGCTCTCGCGCCAGGCGCGCGTGGATATTCCGGGTCATGCGGAACGCGTCGTTGCCACCACCCCGTTGGGGCGTTGGGGGGAGCCCGACGACTTGATCGGTTCGACGCTGTTTCTGGCCAGCTCCGCGTCCGACTTCGTGACGGGCGCCAGCCTGGTCGTGGACGGCGGCGTTACCGCACATATCTGA
- a CDS encoding alpha-ketoacid dehydrogenase subunit alpha/beta — translation MLFEDIGQTTPARTLVVEESDWALLTREEALRLTTLFLVARRFEEKILQLDKLNLVHGPAHSSIGQEGGAAGCIAALPIDTLMNGTHRAHHQCIAKAINALYEEGLDPVASGLTLRMRQEIQGLMHEILGLKDGWTGGRGGSMHLRRADLGIMGTNAIVAGGIPIACGHAFAEKQRQSGKLMVTFFGDGAVHQGATHEAMNLAALYGLPMIFFLENNKYAVSMSVEQSTYQTELLTRPQGHGIAAVKVDGMNPFAVWLATRWAQQHIEREGRPAFILAEVYRYYHQSSSIPGSAFGYRTREEENAWKARDPWLFLQQELVSRGILDGDELAAIDATVSDAVEAAAVSCVEGVGSSARIRPELWPDAASVDVNLNSDMSEFDGVAYVEAEDFDDADMESLSYIEAMARTMGARMAEDDSIYVFGEDVANMGGGTVGATRGLTDKFLGRLVNTPITENGFCGLATGAALSGLKPVVELMYSDFFLVAGDQLLNQAGKIRHLFNGTASVPLVLRTRIPGAEGYGSQHSMDPAGVFALFPGWRIVAPSNAFDYVGLMNSALRCKDPVLVIEPQELHKRKALVPKNLDYFIPIGRAKRVQEGDQITLLATLSMVERCRQIVEETGVRADIIDLRTLSQRDIDYDTIGRSVMKTGRVAIVEQTTRGASLGALIADEIQRRYFDYLDQPVQRVTGRWAPPVVSQALERAALAGEDDIRALITAMLRDSALNPTQGNVHAIRA, via the coding sequence ATGCTTTTCGAGGACATCGGGCAGACGACGCCAGCGCGCACGCTGGTGGTGGAAGAAAGCGATTGGGCGCTGTTGACGCGGGAGGAAGCCCTGCGGCTCACCACGCTGTTCCTGGTCGCACGGCGCTTCGAAGAAAAGATTCTGCAGCTGGACAAGCTGAACCTGGTGCACGGCCCCGCCCATTCCAGCATCGGCCAGGAAGGCGGCGCTGCGGGCTGCATCGCGGCACTGCCTATTGATACGCTGATGAACGGCACGCACCGCGCGCATCATCAGTGCATTGCCAAGGCTATCAACGCCTTGTATGAAGAGGGGTTGGACCCCGTTGCCAGCGGTCTGACCTTGCGCATGCGCCAAGAGATCCAGGGTCTGATGCACGAAATTCTGGGCCTGAAAGATGGCTGGACGGGCGGACGCGGCGGGTCCATGCACTTGCGGCGCGCCGACCTGGGCATCATGGGCACGAACGCCATCGTCGCAGGCGGTATCCCCATCGCCTGCGGCCACGCTTTCGCGGAAAAGCAGCGCCAGTCGGGCAAGCTGATGGTCACGTTCTTTGGCGACGGCGCCGTGCATCAAGGCGCCACCCACGAGGCCATGAATCTGGCGGCGCTGTACGGCCTGCCCATGATCTTCTTTCTTGAGAACAATAAATACGCGGTGTCGATGAGCGTGGAGCAATCCACCTATCAGACTGAGTTGCTGACCCGGCCGCAAGGTCACGGCATTGCGGCCGTCAAGGTCGACGGGATGAATCCCTTCGCCGTCTGGCTGGCCACGCGCTGGGCGCAACAGCATATTGAGCGTGAAGGCCGGCCCGCGTTCATCCTGGCCGAGGTCTACCGCTATTACCACCAGAGTTCCTCGATCCCGGGTAGCGCGTTTGGTTACCGCACCCGCGAGGAAGAGAACGCCTGGAAGGCGCGTGATCCGTGGTTATTCCTGCAACAGGAACTGGTGTCGCGAGGCATTCTGGACGGTGATGAGCTTGCCGCCATTGATGCCACGGTCAGCGACGCGGTAGAAGCCGCTGCGGTCTCGTGCGTAGAAGGCGTCGGCTCGTCGGCTCGCATCCGCCCCGAACTGTGGCCAGATGCCGCAAGCGTCGACGTCAATCTGAACAGCGACATGAGCGAGTTCGATGGCGTGGCTTATGTGGAAGCCGAGGATTTTGACGACGCCGACATGGAAAGCCTGTCCTATATCGAAGCCATGGCTCGCACGATGGGCGCGCGCATGGCTGAAGACGACAGCATCTATGTGTTCGGCGAAGACGTGGCCAATATGGGCGGGGGCACGGTGGGCGCCACACGCGGGCTGACGGATAAGTTCTTGGGCCGGCTCGTTAACACGCCGATCACCGAAAACGGCTTTTGCGGATTGGCTACAGGCGCGGCATTGTCGGGTTTGAAGCCCGTGGTCGAGCTGATGTATAGCGATTTTTTCCTGGTCGCGGGCGATCAGCTATTGAACCAGGCGGGCAAGATCCGCCACTTGTTTAACGGCACGGCCAGCGTTCCGCTGGTGCTGCGTACTCGCATCCCTGGCGCCGAAGGTTATGGCTCGCAGCATTCGATGGACCCCGCCGGCGTGTTCGCGCTGTTTCCCGGCTGGCGCATCGTGGCGCCGTCCAATGCCTTTGACTATGTGGGCCTGATGAATTCGGCGCTGCGTTGCAAAGACCCGGTGCTGGTCATTGAGCCGCAAGAGTTGCACAAGCGCAAAGCGCTGGTCCCCAAGAACCTGGACTACTTCATCCCCATCGGCCGCGCCAAACGCGTGCAAGAGGGTGACCAGATCACACTGCTGGCGACCCTAAGCATGGTGGAACGGTGCCGTCAGATCGTCGAGGAAACAGGAGTGCGCGCCGACATTATTGATCTGCGCACCTTGTCGCAACGCGATATCGATTACGACACCATTGGCCGTTCTGTCATGAAGACCGGCCGCGTCGCCATTGTTGAGCAGACGACGCGCGGCGCAAGCCTGGGCGCGCTGATCGCAGACGAAATTCAGCGCCGTTACTTCGATTACCTGGATCAGCCCGTGCAGCGCGTGACAGGCCGCTGGGCGCCGCCCGTGGTGTCGCAGGCGCTGGAACGCGCGGCTTTGGCCGGCGAAGACGATATCCGCGCGCTGATTACCGCCATGCTGCGCGACAGCGCTTTGAATCCGACACAAGGGAATGTTCATGCCATACGCGCTTGA